The following proteins come from a genomic window of Pyxidicoccus sp. MSG2:
- a CDS encoding SAM-dependent methyltransferase, whose amino-acid sequence MTPAEPFPLFHPAGVRRAFGSDEATRRFAKVAQLEPGARVLVLGCGPDGSAPLLLVRELGCSVVAADTDESLLAPLRERVRGQGLGDRLEVRRVALEALGLPEGSFNAILIQGHVLYPLRPTLAGMRPLLAKRGRLGLTFPARVGRFAPKAVLDFWERRVGGPLLLPREMLQTLEGSGYEPESAETLHDSELDAYYRDIEAQLASAPAAAQAAGLREELALHRESNGKASVSYAFVVGRRKEPGEKPPASRDRG is encoded by the coding sequence ATGACCCCCGCAGAGCCCTTCCCTCTGTTCCACCCCGCAGGAGTCCGGCGCGCCTTCGGCTCGGATGAAGCCACGCGGCGCTTCGCGAAGGTGGCCCAGTTGGAGCCGGGCGCGCGGGTGCTGGTGCTCGGCTGCGGCCCGGACGGCAGTGCCCCCCTGCTGCTGGTGCGGGAGCTGGGCTGCTCGGTGGTGGCCGCGGACACGGACGAGTCCCTGCTGGCCCCCCTGCGAGAGCGCGTGAGGGGGCAGGGGCTGGGCGACCGGCTCGAGGTGCGGCGCGTGGCGCTGGAGGCGCTCGGCCTGCCCGAGGGCAGCTTCAACGCCATCCTCATCCAGGGCCATGTGCTGTATCCGCTGCGGCCGACGCTGGCGGGGATGCGGCCGTTGCTGGCGAAGCGTGGCCGGCTGGGACTGACCTTCCCCGCGAGGGTGGGGCGCTTCGCCCCCAAGGCGGTGCTCGACTTCTGGGAGCGGCGCGTGGGCGGGCCGCTGCTGCTGCCGCGCGAGATGCTCCAGACGCTGGAGGGCTCCGGCTACGAGCCCGAGTCCGCGGAGACGCTCCACGACTCGGAGCTGGACGCGTACTACCGGGACATCGAGGCGCAGCTGGCGTCGGCCCCCGCGGCCGCGCAGGCGGCGGGGCTGCGCGAGGAGCTGGCGCTGCACCGCGAGAGCAACGGCAAGGCGAGCGTCAGCTATGCCTTCGTCGTGGGCCGCCGCAAGGAGCCGGGCGAGAAGCCGCCGGCGTCGAGAGACCGCGGGTAG
- a CDS encoding RiPP maturation radical SAM C-methyltransferase, producing the protein MNIESLNALLPGGDALIIVPPFGSVFRPSLGAHQLQACGRERGFRVSILYANILLAEELGREPYRQLCETPPMTMMGERFFARAAHGLPPLGLRADRPFERRHLFGGPDIHETSLSLRAVPYEASGFNAYALPDLRVDTDELSQLEERAGPWADRVAELVAQLDYPVVGCTSTFEQTNAGLALLGRIKRLRSELVTLMGGANCAGEMAEGIASIGSYVDHVFSGEADAAFPDFLQALMTGARPRERIIKGEPCRNLEALPTPDFDDYFAQRERILPFADGRTDTALPYESSRGCWWGQKHHCTFCGLNAEGMTSRQKSPERVLRDLRSLATRYGTQRFSMADNIMPWSYRKTLIARLEEEPTPLRLFYEQKANLSLPDVRALKRAHLVGIQPGIEALSSALLKRMDKGVLARQNLMLLRYTRAVGLRTEWNLLWGFPGDEPEAYEETLALMPLLHHLQPPSELNHISIDRFSPYYDRSLSYGLSNMRPHPVYRCVLPAHTDFEKVAYRFVADYQSGSYRCLPTIGEIARQLEQWRARWALDVREPPSLRIISLGEDYIVRDTRGLPGTEEVQVIDRTQAISALGAGPWIEQDPAAWAVERKLGVVMDGWYVPLLIANPELLTELETQGQAARARMRPTSSVVREHVAL; encoded by the coding sequence GTGAACATCGAGTCGTTGAACGCGTTGCTGCCGGGTGGGGACGCGTTGATCATCGTTCCTCCCTTCGGGAGCGTATTCCGTCCCTCCCTCGGGGCGCACCAGCTCCAGGCCTGTGGGCGGGAGCGGGGGTTCCGAGTCTCCATCCTCTACGCGAATATCCTTCTCGCCGAGGAGTTGGGCCGGGAACCATACCGTCAATTATGCGAAACGCCCCCCATGACGATGATGGGTGAAAGGTTTTTCGCGCGGGCAGCCCATGGCCTGCCACCTCTTGGGCTGAGGGCGGACCGACCATTCGAGCGACGGCATCTCTTCGGAGGTCCGGACATCCATGAGACCTCATTGAGCCTCCGCGCGGTGCCGTACGAAGCGTCAGGCTTCAACGCCTACGCACTGCCGGACCTCCGCGTGGACACGGACGAACTGAGCCAACTGGAAGAGCGGGCGGGTCCCTGGGCGGATCGCGTGGCTGAACTGGTCGCGCAACTCGACTACCCGGTCGTTGGCTGCACCTCGACGTTCGAGCAGACCAATGCGGGGCTCGCGCTGCTCGGGCGCATCAAGCGCCTGCGCTCCGAGTTGGTAACGCTGATGGGTGGGGCCAACTGCGCGGGAGAGATGGCGGAAGGCATCGCCAGTATCGGGAGTTATGTCGATCACGTGTTCTCCGGTGAGGCGGACGCCGCCTTCCCGGACTTTCTCCAGGCGCTGATGACCGGTGCACGGCCCCGTGAGCGCATCATCAAGGGCGAGCCCTGCCGGAATCTCGAAGCGCTGCCAACGCCTGACTTCGATGACTACTTCGCCCAGCGCGAGCGCATCCTGCCGTTCGCCGACGGACGCACTGACACCGCGCTTCCCTACGAGAGCAGCCGCGGATGCTGGTGGGGCCAGAAGCATCACTGCACCTTCTGCGGGCTCAATGCCGAGGGAATGACGTCTCGCCAGAAATCTCCGGAACGCGTCCTCAGAGATCTCCGGTCACTGGCCACCCGCTACGGCACGCAGCGATTCTCGATGGCCGACAACATCATGCCCTGGTCGTACCGCAAGACACTGATTGCTCGCCTCGAGGAGGAACCCACCCCGCTGCGACTCTTTTACGAGCAGAAAGCAAACCTGTCCCTGCCGGATGTCCGAGCACTCAAGCGGGCCCACCTTGTTGGCATACAACCCGGCATCGAGGCGCTCTCGTCTGCCCTGCTCAAGCGCATGGACAAAGGCGTCCTTGCGCGGCAGAACCTGATGCTCTTGCGCTACACGCGCGCGGTGGGGTTGCGAACGGAGTGGAACCTGCTGTGGGGCTTTCCGGGCGACGAGCCGGAGGCCTACGAGGAAACGCTTGCGCTGATGCCGCTGCTACACCACCTGCAGCCACCATCCGAGTTGAACCACATCAGCATTGACCGATTCAGTCCCTACTACGACCGTTCGCTGTCATACGGTCTATCCAACATGCGCCCTCATCCCGTCTACCGCTGCGTGCTACCCGCGCACACGGACTTCGAAAAGGTGGCGTACCGATTCGTCGCTGACTACCAGAGCGGCTCCTACCGCTGCCTCCCCACCATCGGAGAAATTGCGCGCCAGCTTGAGCAGTGGCGTGCCCGCTGGGCGTTGGACGTGCGCGAGCCCCCCTCTCTTCGCATCATCTCGTTAGGTGAGGATTACATCGTCCGGGACACGCGCGGCCTTCCGGGAACCGAGGAGGTGCAGGTCATTGATCGCACGCAGGCAATCTCCGCGCTGGGAGCGGGCCCCTGGATCGAGCAAGATCCCGCCGCCTGGGCCGTGGAGCGCAAGCTTGGCGTCGTGATGGATGGCTGGTACGTACCGCTGTTGATTGCGAACCCGGAGCTCCTGACGGAGCTCGAGACGCAGGGGCAAGCGGCCCGGGCTCGCATGCGACCCACCAGCAGCGTGGTCCGGGAGCACGTTGCTTTGTAG
- a CDS encoding PhoH family protein: MRKNFILDTNVLLHDPRSIYGFKDNNVIIPIYVIEEIDQFKRDLSELGRNARLVARYLDSFRAEGSLKEGVPLPHGGMIRVNFTDRELPLSMADSNLMDNRILAVAIDLMEKEPETQAVFITKDTNLRIRADALGLIAEDYDAERVEITELYTGFTERLVPRDLVDQMYKQGAEVELPDVDTLSPNQVVLLKDETNPSHTAMGRFHGTKGKLVPLLRSIKDGTWGVRPRNMEQTFCLDLLLNDDIKLVTIVGKAGTGKTLLAIAAGLQKVTEEGLYQKLLVSRPIFPLGRDIGYLPGSVEEKLNPWMQPIFDNVEFLMNLSRADKKAGRGYHELLDLGLMEIEPLTYIRGRSLPNQFIIVDEAQNLTPHEVKTIITRVGDNTKIILTGDPFQIDNPYVDSTNNGLVHVVNRFKSEKIAAHITMAKGERSALAELAANLL; the protein is encoded by the coding sequence ATGCGAAAGAACTTCATCCTCGACACCAACGTCCTCCTCCACGATCCGCGCAGCATCTACGGCTTCAAAGACAACAACGTCATCATCCCCATCTACGTCATCGAGGAGATCGATCAGTTCAAGCGCGACCTCTCCGAGCTGGGGCGCAACGCGCGACTGGTGGCCCGCTACCTCGACTCCTTCCGCGCGGAGGGCTCGCTGAAGGAGGGTGTGCCCCTGCCGCACGGGGGCATGATCCGCGTCAACTTCACCGACCGCGAGCTGCCGCTGTCCATGGCGGACAGCAACCTGATGGACAACCGCATCCTCGCGGTGGCCATCGACCTGATGGAGAAGGAGCCTGAGACGCAGGCCGTCTTCATCACCAAGGACACCAACCTCCGCATCCGCGCGGACGCGCTCGGCCTCATCGCCGAGGACTACGACGCCGAGCGGGTGGAAATCACCGAGCTGTACACCGGCTTCACCGAGCGGCTCGTCCCGCGCGACCTGGTGGACCAGATGTACAAGCAGGGCGCGGAGGTGGAGCTGCCCGACGTGGACACGCTCTCCCCCAACCAGGTGGTGCTGCTCAAGGACGAGACGAACCCGTCCCACACCGCCATGGGCCGCTTCCACGGCACGAAGGGCAAGCTCGTCCCGCTGCTGCGCTCCATCAAGGACGGCACGTGGGGCGTGCGCCCTCGCAACATGGAGCAGACCTTCTGCCTGGACCTGCTCCTCAACGACGACATCAAGCTCGTCACCATCGTGGGCAAGGCGGGTACGGGCAAGACGCTGCTCGCCATCGCGGCGGGCCTGCAGAAGGTGACGGAGGAGGGGCTCTACCAGAAGCTGCTGGTGAGCCGGCCCATCTTCCCGCTGGGGCGCGACATCGGCTACCTGCCCGGCAGCGTCGAGGAGAAGCTCAACCCCTGGATGCAGCCCATCTTCGACAACGTGGAGTTCCTGATGAACCTCAGCCGCGCCGACAAGAAGGCCGGGCGCGGCTACCACGAGCTGCTGGACCTGGGGCTGATGGAGATCGAGCCGCTGACGTACATCCGCGGCCGCAGCCTGCCCAACCAGTTCATCATCGTGGACGAGGCGCAGAACCTCACGCCGCACGAGGTGAAGACCATCATCACCCGCGTGGGCGACAACACGAAGATCATCCTCACCGGAGACCCGTTCCAGATCGACAACCCGTACGTGGACTCGACCAACAACGGACTGGTGCACGTGGTCAACCGCTTCAAGAGCGAGAAGATCGCGGCGCACATCACCATGGCCAAGGGTGAGCGCAGCGCCCTGGCCGAGCTTGCCGCCAACCTGCTCTAA
- a CDS encoding TOMM precursor leader peptide-binding protein codes for MLKKPKLKGSYRVEPLDPETVVLVAEDRHLLLRGRLYAWVVPMLDGRRTVEELFHELEGQATAAEVLYVLGLLERKGLVAEAPALMAPAVHAFWDATEAGASVAEQRLRELAVSVSPVGGACTEALHEALAAAAVRIAEPAALSLLVTDDYLRGELEAFNRAALASRRPWMPVKLVGTHAWLGPLFRPGETGCWECLAQRLRGNRTAETTLLRQRGARAPLDVPRGVLPVGERAAANLAALEVAKWLVLGRSPRLEGKALTVDLLGLELREHVLVRRPQCHACGDPAPREPRPLVLQSRPKLFTSDGGFREQSPEQTLATYERHVSPLSGAVRALVRLSRSDVPQVHVYSSGPNLALRCDDLRHLRANLRNQSGGKAKTDAQARASALCEALERYSGAFHGDEPRRRARLRNLGEAAIHPGTLLGYSAAQYERRQDWNRLPWAFYERVPEPFDESAEIDWAPVWSLTRQELRYVPALHCYYGYPCPPGQGFCFSDSNGCAAGNSPEEATLQGFLEIVERDAVSIWWYNRLVRPRVALEGFGESYLPQLEAAYRANGRELWVLDVTADLGIPTFVAVSRRMQGPEQLVYGFGAHLDARLGILRAVTEANQFLTAVEGLTRSAAGGDLVDDATRAWLDTATLANQAHLNFDPRAPALTAADYPCVQTDNLAEDVRRCVAVAERHGLETLVLDQTRPDIGLPVVKVIIPGMRHFWRRLAPGRLYDVPVAMGWLPASLREEQLNPLTIFF; via the coding sequence ATGCTCAAAAAGCCCAAGTTAAAGGGGTCTTACCGGGTGGAGCCCCTCGACCCGGAAACGGTGGTTTTGGTGGCGGAGGACCGGCACCTGCTCCTACGGGGGCGACTCTACGCGTGGGTGGTGCCAATGCTGGACGGCCGGCGCACGGTAGAGGAACTCTTCCACGAACTGGAGGGCCAGGCCACGGCCGCAGAGGTGCTGTACGTGCTCGGCTTGCTGGAGCGCAAGGGCCTCGTGGCGGAGGCACCCGCGCTCATGGCCCCGGCGGTGCATGCCTTCTGGGACGCGACCGAGGCCGGCGCGAGCGTGGCGGAGCAGCGGCTGCGGGAGCTGGCGGTGTCTGTCTCCCCCGTGGGAGGCGCCTGCACGGAGGCCCTCCATGAGGCGCTCGCGGCGGCGGCGGTACGCATCGCCGAACCGGCCGCGCTCTCGCTCCTGGTGACGGACGACTACTTGCGAGGGGAACTGGAGGCATTCAACCGCGCGGCACTGGCCTCCCGCCGTCCGTGGATGCCCGTCAAGCTGGTGGGGACCCACGCCTGGCTTGGTCCCCTCTTCCGCCCCGGCGAGACTGGCTGCTGGGAGTGCCTCGCCCAGCGGTTGCGTGGCAACCGCACTGCGGAGACCACCCTGCTGCGCCAGCGAGGGGCGCGGGCGCCACTCGACGTGCCACGTGGCGTGCTACCCGTGGGCGAGCGCGCCGCTGCGAACCTCGCCGCTCTTGAGGTGGCCAAGTGGCTCGTTCTTGGCAGGAGTCCACGGCTTGAGGGCAAGGCGTTGACCGTGGATCTGTTGGGGCTGGAGCTGCGGGAGCACGTCCTCGTCCGGCGCCCCCAATGCCATGCGTGTGGTGACCCGGCTCCTCGCGAGCCAAGGCCCCTGGTGCTGCAGTCCCGGCCGAAGCTCTTCACCTCGGACGGCGGATTCCGGGAGCAGTCACCGGAGCAGACCCTCGCCACCTACGAGAGACATGTCAGCCCTCTCTCCGGGGCCGTCCGCGCGCTGGTGCGTCTCTCCCGGAGTGATGTCCCGCAGGTGCACGTCTACAGCTCGGGACCCAATCTCGCGCTGCGCTGTGACGACCTGCGTCACCTGCGGGCCAATCTGCGCAACCAGAGTGGCGGAAAGGCGAAGACGGATGCGCAAGCGCGCGCCAGTGCGCTCTGCGAGGCGCTTGAGCGGTACTCGGGCGCCTTCCATGGTGACGAGCCACGCCGCCGCGCGCGACTGAGGAACCTCGGCGAGGCCGCCATCCACCCCGGCACCTTGCTGGGGTACAGTGCCGCGCAGTACGAGCGCCGCCAGGATTGGAACCGCCTCCCCTGGGCCTTCTACGAGCGGGTTCCCGAGCCGTTCGACGAGTCTGCGGAAATCGACTGGGCCCCGGTCTGGTCGCTCACCCGGCAGGAGCTACGGTATGTGCCTGCGCTGCACTGTTACTACGGCTACCCATGCCCGCCCGGCCAGGGTTTCTGCTTCTCGGACTCCAATGGCTGCGCAGCGGGAAACTCACCCGAGGAGGCCACTCTCCAAGGCTTCCTCGAGATCGTGGAGCGGGATGCCGTGAGCATCTGGTGGTACAACCGGCTGGTGCGGCCCCGGGTGGCGCTGGAGGGCTTCGGAGAGAGCTACCTCCCACAGCTCGAAGCTGCCTACCGCGCCAATGGCCGGGAGCTCTGGGTGCTGGACGTGACGGCGGATCTCGGTATCCCCACGTTCGTCGCGGTGAGCCGGCGTATGCAGGGACCCGAGCAGCTTGTCTATGGTTTCGGCGCGCACCTGGATGCGCGGCTTGGCATTCTCCGGGCCGTCACGGAGGCCAACCAGTTTCTGACCGCCGTGGAGGGGCTGACACGAAGCGCGGCTGGCGGTGATTTGGTGGATGACGCGACGCGCGCATGGCTGGACACCGCCACCCTTGCGAACCAGGCCCACCTCAACTTCGATCCGCGGGCGCCAGCGCTCACTGCAGCGGATTATCCGTGCGTCCAGACGGACAACCTCGCCGAGGACGTGCGGCGCTGCGTGGCCGTGGCGGAGCGTCACGGGCTGGAGACGCTCGTGCTCGATCAAACACGGCCTGATATCGGACTCCCGGTAGTGAAGGTCATCATCCCAGGGATGCGCCACTTCTGGCGGCGGCTAGCCCCAGGCCGACTCTACGATGTGCCAGTGGCGATGGGCTGGCTGCCGGCTTCTCTCCGCGAGGAGCAACTCAACCCCCTTACCATCTTCTTCTGA
- a CDS encoding diacylglycerol/lipid kinase family protein, with protein MLVQPLRSPDFRRAPASDTTAEPKVAVLLNANARKVDARVVKSLSHVVPEQDLFLSRSQLDGRRIVQTVLERGYPMVFTGGGDGTFMGFVNEVLHQVGPRGRFAGQTAPRFGILKLGTGNGIAAHVNASSTRGDGILNDVLRARTGEVPGYRPMDLLMVDGQRAPFAGLGVDGKVLNDYIWVKENLGKGLLKGMLTGSGGYFSAVACKTVPHYLTNSTWVECEVVNGPSSEAYRLGADGRAVGDALAPGATLFRGKLMMAAAGTMPFYGYGFRMFPFAGERRGFMQLRLGQVKPAQVLANLPKLWNGRWFPEGLHDFHAREVTIRFARPMPFQVGGDAAGYRDQVNLSVAPESIELVDFNGAMN; from the coding sequence ATGCTCGTCCAGCCCCTCCGCTCTCCGGACTTCCGCCGTGCTCCCGCGTCGGACACCACCGCCGAGCCGAAGGTCGCGGTGCTGCTGAACGCCAATGCCCGCAAGGTGGACGCACGGGTGGTGAAGTCGCTGTCGCACGTGGTGCCGGAGCAGGACCTGTTCCTCTCCCGCTCGCAGCTGGATGGGCGGCGCATCGTCCAGACGGTGCTGGAGCGGGGCTACCCCATGGTCTTCACGGGCGGCGGTGACGGCACCTTCATGGGCTTCGTCAACGAGGTGCTGCACCAGGTGGGGCCGCGCGGCCGCTTCGCCGGGCAGACGGCGCCCCGCTTCGGCATCCTCAAGCTGGGCACGGGCAACGGCATCGCCGCGCACGTGAATGCCTCCAGCACGCGCGGCGACGGCATCCTCAACGACGTGCTGCGCGCCCGCACCGGCGAGGTGCCGGGCTACCGCCCCATGGACCTGCTGATGGTGGATGGCCAGCGCGCGCCGTTCGCCGGACTGGGCGTGGATGGCAAGGTGCTCAACGACTACATCTGGGTGAAGGAGAACCTGGGCAAGGGCCTCTTGAAGGGCATGCTCACGGGCAGCGGCGGCTACTTCTCCGCGGTGGCCTGCAAGACGGTGCCCCACTACCTCACGAACTCCACCTGGGTGGAGTGCGAAGTCGTGAACGGCCCGTCCAGCGAGGCGTACCGCCTGGGCGCGGACGGCCGCGCGGTGGGTGACGCGCTCGCCCCCGGTGCCACGCTGTTCCGCGGCAAGCTGATGATGGCCGCGGCGGGCACCATGCCCTTCTACGGCTACGGCTTCCGCATGTTCCCCTTCGCCGGCGAGCGCCGCGGCTTCATGCAGCTGCGCCTGGGCCAGGTGAAGCCCGCGCAGGTGCTGGCGAACCTGCCGAAGCTGTGGAACGGCCGCTGGTTCCCGGAAGGGCTCCACGACTTCCACGCCCGCGAGGTGACGATTCGCTTCGCCCGCCCCATGCCCTTCCAGGTGGGCGGCGACGCGGCCGGCTACCGCGACCAGGTGAACCTGTCCGTCGCCCCCGAGTCCATCGAACTGGTGGACTTCAACGGCGCGATGAACTGA
- the greB gene encoding transcription elongation factor GreB has product MSQDAHPDMDDLEDDEEKAPFRRYLTRSGAERMHRELVHLLNEERPKVTAEVSAAAAQGDRSENAEYIYGKKRLREIDRRLRFLTKRLDTATIVTPAEQTDRARIYFGATVTLEDEDGARTTYQIVGSDEIDAAGGRISVESPIGRALLRKAVGDSVEVRRPRGEIELTVVDIRYE; this is encoded by the coding sequence ATGTCCCAGGACGCACACCCCGACATGGATGACCTCGAGGACGACGAGGAGAAGGCCCCCTTCCGCCGCTACCTCACCCGCTCGGGCGCCGAGCGCATGCACCGCGAGCTGGTCCACCTCCTCAACGAGGAGCGCCCCAAGGTCACCGCCGAGGTCTCCGCCGCCGCCGCCCAGGGCGACCGCTCGGAGAACGCCGAGTACATCTACGGGAAGAAGCGCCTGCGGGAAATCGACCGGCGCCTCCGCTTCCTGACGAAGCGCCTGGACACCGCCACCATCGTCACGCCCGCTGAACAGACCGACCGTGCACGAATCTACTTCGGGGCCACTGTCACCCTGGAGGACGAGGACGGAGCGAGGACCACGTACCAGATAGTCGGCTCCGATGAGATCGACGCCGCCGGAGGCCGCATCAGCGTGGAGTCTCCCATCGGCCGGGCGCTGCTGCGCAAGGCCGTGGGTGACTCCGTCGAGGTGCGCCGTCCCCGGGGTGAGATCGAGCTCACCGTGGTGGACATCCGATACGAATAG
- a CDS encoding SagB family peptide dehydrogenase, whose product MSFSQGTTLEEVPDGARAVRGSTGVALGCPAPAVLAALQRLALAGASEEELATEVLSTEGEFALAAFYVCLERLMAAGLIRHTLCLGDISLVTVEPLTSGYRFAARLLEPGGRFLLSRFSASRRDGERLVVESPAAPARAVIHDRRVSALLMDLSAPSSLRELAALPTALPEPVLGSLLGLLLETGLLCEVDAAGAVVEPPTLTHWEPHDLLFHARSRRCLNHGPYGPTYRFGCLMPLPPAVTPRSPEEGLALYRPDIEALKRADIPFTRVLEERRSRQPYAEAPLQALHLGELLYRAARVRRRFAGEMTELTNRPYPGGGALYELELYLAVARCDGIEPGLHHYDPEHHRLHRMCAHSPEVAQLLAEAGFSAGTDDVQVLVILAARFQRVMWKYEAMAYALILKDAGVLLQTLCLVAEAMGLAACPIGGGDAELFARAAGTSPWIEGSVGELILWSRPNASP is encoded by the coding sequence ATGTCCTTCTCTCAGGGGACGACTCTTGAAGAGGTCCCGGATGGCGCAAGGGCCGTTCGAGGGTCCACTGGCGTCGCTCTCGGCTGCCCGGCCCCGGCTGTGCTCGCGGCACTCCAGCGCCTCGCGCTGGCAGGCGCCAGTGAAGAGGAACTCGCCACGGAGGTCCTGTCCACCGAGGGAGAGTTCGCGCTAGCAGCGTTTTACGTGTGTCTTGAGCGACTCATGGCGGCTGGCCTGATCCGCCACACGCTTTGTCTCGGGGACATCTCCCTAGTGACGGTGGAGCCGCTCACGAGCGGGTACCGATTCGCCGCCCGGCTGCTAGAGCCAGGGGGGCGTTTTCTGCTCTCACGTTTCTCGGCTTCCCGGCGCGATGGGGAGCGGCTCGTCGTCGAGTCCCCCGCCGCGCCCGCGCGTGCCGTCATCCATGATCGCCGAGTGAGTGCGCTCCTCATGGATCTCTCAGCACCGTCTTCTCTTCGAGAGCTGGCGGCGCTACCCACCGCGCTACCCGAGCCGGTACTCGGCTCGTTGCTGGGACTCCTGCTTGAGACGGGCCTCCTCTGTGAGGTGGATGCGGCGGGTGCTGTCGTGGAGCCACCCACGCTCACACACTGGGAGCCGCACGATCTGCTCTTCCACGCTCGCAGCCGGCGCTGCCTGAACCACGGGCCCTACGGCCCCACATACCGGTTTGGATGCCTCATGCCCCTCCCTCCGGCGGTCACACCGCGCTCGCCCGAGGAGGGGCTAGCGCTCTACCGCCCGGACATCGAAGCACTCAAGCGCGCCGATATCCCCTTCACGCGGGTGTTGGAAGAGCGGCGCTCCCGTCAGCCGTACGCAGAGGCGCCGCTCCAGGCTCTGCATCTCGGGGAGCTCCTCTATCGCGCGGCGAGGGTACGGCGACGCTTCGCTGGCGAGATGACCGAGCTAACCAACCGGCCCTATCCCGGCGGGGGGGCCCTCTATGAACTGGAGCTCTATCTGGCTGTTGCCCGGTGCGACGGAATTGAGCCAGGGCTCCACCACTATGATCCTGAGCACCATCGCCTCCACCGCATGTGTGCGCACAGCCCGGAAGTGGCGCAGCTGTTGGCTGAGGCGGGCTTCAGCGCGGGAACGGATGACGTGCAGGTCCTGGTAATCCTCGCTGCGCGCTTCCAGCGGGTGATGTGGAAGTATGAGGCCATGGCGTACGCACTCATCCTCAAGGATGCGGGTGTCCTCCTACAGACGCTCTGCCTGGTCGCGGAGGCAATGGGGCTGGCCGCATGCCCGATTGGCGGAGGCGACGCGGAGCTATTCGCCCGTGCTGCTGGGACGTCCCCCTGGATTGAGGGCTCGGTGGGCGAGCTCATTCTTTGGAGTCGGCCGAACGCTTCACCGTAG
- a CDS encoding YbeD family protein translates to MTKDSPEKTPPPEEEKKPLIEYPTVYTFKVMGKQESGFTEHVRELFRKLMGTEISPDSIHEQPSTKGKYVSLSVSVYLLSEEHRRAIYAQLHQDERVVYYL, encoded by the coding sequence ATGACGAAGGACAGCCCCGAGAAGACTCCTCCCCCAGAGGAGGAGAAGAAGCCCCTCATCGAGTACCCCACCGTCTACACCTTCAAGGTGATGGGCAAGCAGGAGTCCGGCTTCACCGAGCACGTGAGGGAGCTGTTCCGGAAGCTGATGGGGACGGAGATCTCCCCGGACTCCATCCATGAGCAGCCCAGCACCAAGGGCAAGTACGTCTCGCTGAGCGTGTCGGTGTACCTGCTGTCCGAGGAACACCGGCGCGCCATCTACGCCCAGCTCCACCAGGACGAGCGGGTCGTCTATTACCTCTGA
- a CDS encoding deacetylase, with protein MPRTQPINPRYRRIYQHLSGADLAVSEDNDLSLDDLGLGGDSKQSRVDLVFGTYSPEGLERALRAYGLLQRVEERVGPLELRVQCEDPYRPRLVLWSRRFYAPVADVSLRKSIGAEVGLDDALATAPLLYVDSLLLQNPGRAFDWNRPPLPGQSHPGLALSAQILDLLLLMARRIGAEALALIPATFAAACVYERRFLFVDGAAQGRFLALKGAGQQRPRWLLAWAVELGCMRDARARPVPFMPTPMLSPLSRRLIHHFDARAWDDALQLNARQPLALDEEALQQRFPWERMPPGPPPERVVELLGYDPLAPVAAH; from the coding sequence ATGCCTCGGACGCAGCCCATCAACCCCCGCTACCGCCGCATCTACCAACACCTGAGCGGGGCGGACCTGGCTGTCTCCGAGGACAATGACCTCTCCCTGGATGACCTCGGCCTGGGGGGGGACTCCAAGCAGTCCCGCGTGGACCTCGTCTTCGGCACCTACAGCCCCGAGGGCCTGGAGCGGGCCCTGCGCGCCTACGGCCTGCTCCAGCGCGTGGAGGAGCGCGTGGGCCCGCTGGAGCTGCGCGTCCAGTGCGAGGACCCGTACCGCCCCCGCCTCGTCCTCTGGAGCCGCCGCTTCTACGCCCCCGTCGCCGACGTCAGCCTGCGCAAGAGCATCGGCGCCGAGGTGGGCCTGGACGACGCGCTCGCCACCGCGCCACTGCTCTACGTGGACTCGCTGCTCCTCCAGAACCCGGGCCGCGCCTTCGACTGGAACCGGCCCCCGCTGCCCGGGCAGAGCCACCCCGGCCTGGCCCTCTCCGCGCAGATCCTCGACCTGCTCCTGCTCATGGCCCGCCGCATCGGCGCCGAGGCCCTGGCCCTCATCCCCGCCACCTTCGCCGCCGCCTGCGTCTACGAGCGGCGCTTCCTCTTCGTGGACGGCGCCGCCCAGGGGCGCTTCCTCGCCCTGAAGGGGGCCGGGCAGCAGCGCCCCCGCTGGCTGCTCGCCTGGGCCGTGGAGCTGGGCTGCATGCGCGACGCCCGGGCCCGTCCCGTCCCCTTCATGCCCACCCCCATGTTGTCCCCGCTCAGCCGCCGGCTGATCCACCACTTCGACGCGCGGGCCTGGGACGACGCGCTGCAACTCAACGCCCGGCAGCCGCTCGCCCTGGACGAGGAGGCGCTCCAGCAGCGCTTCCCCTGGGAGCGCATGCCTCCGGGCCCGCCGCCCGAGCGGGTGGTGGAGCTGCTCGGTTACGATCCGCTCGCGCCCGTCGCCGCGCATTAG